From a single Verrucomicrobiia bacterium genomic region:
- the mscL gene encoding large conductance mechanosensitive channel protein MscL — protein MASNTLEDFKKFIMRGNVIDMAVGVIVGAAFGKIITSLVNDVIMPPIGMLLGKVDFSNLFVSLSGASYASLAEAQKAGAPTLNYGVFLNTIINFLIVAFVIFVVIKQVSRLTEKPPAPAAAPTTKECPFCISTIPLKATRCCACTSQLQPVGV, from the coding sequence ATGGCTTCTAACACACTGGAAGATTTCAAAAAATTTATCATGCGCGGCAACGTCATCGACATGGCGGTCGGCGTCATCGTCGGCGCCGCTTTCGGAAAAATCATCACGTCGCTGGTCAACGACGTGATCATGCCGCCCATCGGGATGCTCCTGGGCAAGGTGGACTTCAGCAATTTGTTCGTCAGCCTTTCGGGAGCGTCTTACGCGTCGCTGGCAGAAGCCCAGAAGGCGGGCGCCCCGACCCTCAATTATGGCGTATTTCTGAACACGATCATCAATTTCCTGATCGTGGCCTTCGTCATTTTCGTGGTGATCAAGCAGGTCAGCCGGCTCACGGAAAAGCCCCCGGCTCCGGCCGCCGCGCCGACGACCAAGGAATGTCCGTTCTGTATTTCCACGATTCCGCTCAAAGCGACGCGCTGCTGCGCGTGCACGTCGCAGCTGCAGCCCGTGGGCGTTTAA